The following proteins are co-located in the Spea bombifrons isolate aSpeBom1 chromosome 3, aSpeBom1.2.pri, whole genome shotgun sequence genome:
- the LOC128484556 gene encoding uncharacterized protein LOC128484556 isoform X1, whose protein sequence is MDTCITIFGIEEKRTILFFRNGLINSSQELCEDRCIGELQNRAMRHITLHLQQKPVTHPAETTIQTNHMKDKILHLEEELKKKDEAIAKLERHLASMRIFHQQVLNIPEALQTWNSKMKIMCCKSFSPTTEAELQWVQSKVQEKTLVIDSIRKMKAERTSQRKSSENDEMIENLNLDYSIIEEEILLSNLKVQKRFLKECQTNWKEWKALEVTQAAGGVVI, encoded by the exons ATGGATACCTGCATAACAATTTTTGGCATCGAAGAGAAAAGAACTATTTTATTCTTTCGCAATGGACTTATTAATTCCTCACAAG AATTATGTGAAGATAGGTGTATCGGAGAGCTGCAGAATAGGGCAATGAGACACATCACGCTACATCTGCAACAGAAG CCTGTAACACATCCCGCCGAAACAACAATACAAACAAATCACATGAAGGATAAAATACTTCACCTTGAGGAAGAACTCAAGAAAAAAGATGAAGCCATTGCAAAACTGGAAAGGCACTTAGCATCTATGAGGATATTTCACCAGCAA GTATTAAATATCCCAGAAGCTCTTCAGACGTGGAattcaaaaatgaaaataatgtgtTGTAAGTCATTTTCCCCCACAACTGAAGCAGAACTCCAATGGGTCCAAAGTAAAGTGCAAGAAAAAACACTGGTTATTGATAGTATACGTAAAATGAAAGCAGAAAGGACAAGTCAACGTAAAAG CAGTGAAAATGATGAAATGATAGAAAATTTAAACCTAGACTACTCAATCATTGAAGAAGAAATACTCCTTTCCAATCTGAAAGTGCAGAAAAGGTTCCTCAAAGAATGCCAAACCAATTGGAAG GAATGGAAAGCCTTAGAAGTGACTCAGGCTGCCGGCGGAGTGGTCATCTAA
- the LOC128484556 gene encoding uncharacterized protein LOC128484556 isoform X2 yields the protein MDTCITIFGIEEKRTILFFRNGLINSSQELCEDRCIGELQNRAMRHITLHLQQKPVTHPAETTIQTNHMKDKILHLEEELKKKDEAIAKLERHLASMRIFHQQVLNIPEALQTWNSKMKIMCCKSFSPTTEAELQWVQSKVQEKTLVIDSIRKMKAERTSQRKSENDEMIENLNLDYSIIEEEILLSNLKVQKRFLKECQTNWKEWKALEVTQAAGGVVI from the exons ATGGATACCTGCATAACAATTTTTGGCATCGAAGAGAAAAGAACTATTTTATTCTTTCGCAATGGACTTATTAATTCCTCACAAG AATTATGTGAAGATAGGTGTATCGGAGAGCTGCAGAATAGGGCAATGAGACACATCACGCTACATCTGCAACAGAAG CCTGTAACACATCCCGCCGAAACAACAATACAAACAAATCACATGAAGGATAAAATACTTCACCTTGAGGAAGAACTCAAGAAAAAAGATGAAGCCATTGCAAAACTGGAAAGGCACTTAGCATCTATGAGGATATTTCACCAGCAA GTATTAAATATCCCAGAAGCTCTTCAGACGTGGAattcaaaaatgaaaataatgtgtTGTAAGTCATTTTCCCCCACAACTGAAGCAGAACTCCAATGGGTCCAAAGTAAAGTGCAAGAAAAAACACTGGTTATTGATAGTATACGTAAAATGAAAGCAGAAAGGACAAGTCAACGTAAAAG TGAAAATGATGAAATGATAGAAAATTTAAACCTAGACTACTCAATCATTGAAGAAGAAATACTCCTTTCCAATCTGAAAGTGCAGAAAAGGTTCCTCAAAGAATGCCAAACCAATTGGAAG GAATGGAAAGCCTTAGAAGTGACTCAGGCTGCCGGCGGAGTGGTCATCTAA